The Arachis duranensis cultivar V14167 chromosome 2, aradu.V14167.gnm2.J7QH, whole genome shotgun sequence genome has a window encoding:
- the LOC107472916 gene encoding homeobox-leucine zipper protein ATHB-12, which translates to MEYATYSSAAEVCEGIETPPAPAASSSSISSMMICRKKKNNNSNNTRRFSDDQIKSLESIFETESRLEPKKKLQLARELGLQPRQVAIWFQNKRARWKSKQLERDYTILRNNYNNLASRFESLKKEKQALLIQLQKLNDLIQKPSMEKKTQSMDSESENGDTTKSGSELKVKPISQSSMAARSSEHAVLCGGGGGGALSDDDTSIKVEYFGNLEDGLVNFAHDHGDGSLTSPEDWGHFDSDDLLGQSTSDYQWWDFWS; encoded by the exons ATGGAATATGCAACATATTCATCAGCAGCAGAAGTTTGTGAAGGTATTGAAACTCCACCAGCACCAGCAGcatcatcttcatcaatttCATCCATGATGATTTgtaggaagaagaagaacaacaacagcaacaatacAAGGAGGTTCAGTGATGATCAAATCAAGTCATTGGAATCAATATTTGAGACTGAGTCAAGGCTTGAGCCAAAGAAGAAGCTTCAACTTGCAAGGGAGCTTGGTTTGCAGCCAAGACAAGTTGCTATTTGGTTTCAGAACAAGAGAGCAAGGTGGAAGTCAAAGCAACTTGAGAGAGATTACACCATTCTCAGAAACAATTACAACAATTTGGCTTCAAGGTTTGAGTCACTCAAGAAGGAGAAACAAGCATTACTAATTCAG TTGCAGAAGCTGAATGATCTAATACAGAAGCCATCAATGGAGAAGAAAACTCAGAGCATGGACAGTGAATCAGAAAATGGTGACACAACCAAGAGTGGTAGTGAACTTAAGGTCAAACCAATAAGCCAATCATCAATGGCAGCAAGATCATCAGAACATGCAGTTctttgtggtggtggtggtggtggtgctcTTTCAGATGATGATACAAGCATCAAAGTTGAGTACTTTGGAAACTTGGAAGATGGGCTTGTGAATTTTGCTCATGATCATGGTGATGGGTCTTTGACATCACCAGAAGATTGGGGTCATTTTGATTCTGATGATCTTTTAGGCCAATCAACCAGTGATTACCAATGGTGGGACTTTTGGTCCTGA